One genomic segment of Pseudomonas sp. RU47 includes these proteins:
- a CDS encoding DnaJ C-terminal domain-containing protein, translating to MDFKDYYKILGVEPTADDKAIKAAYRKLARKYHPDVSKEKDAEAKFKDASEAYEALKSADKRAEYDELRRYGQHGQPFQGPPGWQSRGGFGGGGGDTGDFSDFFSSIFGNRGPGFGGGEGRQQRSAGRRGQDVEMELPIFLEETLANESKKVTFQVPQYNANGQHVSNTSKSLNVKIPAGVTDGERIRLKGQGAPGVGGGANGDLYLTIRFAPHPKFDVEGENLIITLPLAPWELALGAEVAVPTLTGKINLKVPAGSQNGQRMRAKGHGLKNKAGERGYLFVQLKAVMPKTSDDEVKALWQELAKKAAFNPRENF from the coding sequence ATGGACTTCAAAGACTATTACAAGATACTCGGCGTGGAGCCGACAGCAGACGACAAGGCAATCAAGGCTGCCTATCGCAAGCTGGCGCGCAAATACCACCCCGATGTCAGCAAGGAAAAGGACGCCGAGGCCAAATTCAAAGACGCCTCGGAAGCCTATGAAGCGCTGAAAAGCGCCGACAAACGCGCCGAATACGACGAGCTGCGCCGTTATGGCCAACATGGTCAGCCGTTCCAGGGGCCACCGGGCTGGCAGAGCCGAGGCGGCTTTGGCGGTGGCGGTGGCGACACCGGTGACTTCTCGGACTTCTTCAGTTCGATCTTCGGCAATCGCGGCCCCGGTTTCGGTGGCGGTGAAGGTCGGCAACAACGCAGTGCAGGGCGCCGAGGGCAAGACGTGGAAATGGAACTGCCGATCTTCCTCGAGGAGACGCTGGCGAACGAATCGAAGAAAGTCACCTTCCAGGTGCCGCAATACAACGCCAACGGCCAGCACGTCAGTAACACCAGCAAGAGCCTGAACGTGAAGATCCCGGCGGGCGTTACCGACGGCGAGCGCATTCGCCTCAAAGGCCAGGGCGCCCCGGGCGTCGGTGGCGGGGCGAATGGCGATCTGTACCTGACCATTCGTTTTGCGCCGCACCCGAAATTCGATGTCGAAGGCGAAAACCTGATCATCACCTTGCCGCTGGCGCCGTGGGAACTGGCGCTGGGTGCTGAAGTAGCGGTGCCGACCCTGACCGGCAAGATCAACCTCAAGGTCCCGGCCGGCAGCCAGAATGGCCAGCGCATGCGCGCCAAAGGTCATGGCCTGAAAAACAAGGCCGGCGAGCGCGGTTATCTGTTCGTGCAACTCAAAGCCGTGATGCCGAAAACCTCCGACGACGAGGTCAAGGCACTGTGGCAGGAACTGGCCAAGAAAGCCGCGTTCAACCCGCGAGAGAACTTCTGA